The Sphaerospermopsis torques-reginae ITEP-024 genome has a window encoding:
- a CDS encoding efflux RND transporter permease subunit, producing the protein MQITNNNGFSISALSIRQHIGTLMLTLAVIVIGVFFIIRLPVDLLPSITYPRIGVRIEAPGISPEVAVDEITKPLEEAFSATEGVIQVFSQTREGQVSLNLYFQPGGNIDQALNDATATFNRARNRLPDTIEEPRIFKFDPSQLPVYEFALTSPTLKNVDLRVFAEEELARELGVVPGVAVVDVSGGVQEEVRVNIDLDRLQAIGIGLTDVLNELQNRNQDISGGRILGPNSEPLTRTVGRFKNAEEINNISFEVSAPNSNIKNRVYLRDFAQVIDGSEKQRLYVLLNGQEAVKVSIQKQADANSVNVVDGVKKRLQELKEAGIISAEATLTATLDESIFIRNSLANVTSSGLIGSGLAAIAVLLFLGSLRQTFIIVLSIPLATLAAIIMMGMFGLSLNIFSLGGLALGVGIVVDNSIVMLENIAEGINQTKLQNHTSKLSRSAIIQQAETSSREVESALLASTSTNLVAVLPFLLIGGFISLLFNELIITISFAVAASILIAVTVVPMLTSRLLALPFSSSLSNFWFFQEFNRHFEGATRLYSSFLSGILRLRLLTIAIAIIFFGGGSLWISPQLPQEILPQINTGQVSLFAQFPPGTPLETNQKVMQVVDDILLQQPETEYVFSTVGGFLFGGNSNPNPLRSSSTITLKPNSDIETYIERVTKEFSKLNLVDIRLRLAPGQVRGLFLNNSPIRGADVDIILQGNDTNTLEKAGRELLATLEEKITSVRFRPDADPRQPEIQIVPDWERVANVGLNTQDIGETIKTAITGSVPTQLQRNNRLVDVRVELNEDAVKTTSQLERLPLFVEGNQQIRLSDVATIVEGKAPGEIQRINQRQVFLIAGNLAEGASLSQALEQVDEVIKNANFPEGVSRLPSAAAESNQQLQNSLQLLGGLAIFLVFVVMAVQYNSLVDPLVILFTIPLALAGGIFGLYITETAIGATVIVGAVLLVGIVVNNAIIMVELANQIREREQVDRRTAILKAAPQRLRPILMTTITTVLGMFPLALGVGEGSEFLQPLGVVVFSGLSLATLLTLFIIPCFYTLLHDLIGGSWAKPVVIKLRIWRKNFKKA; encoded by the coding sequence ATGCAAATCACAAACAACAACGGCTTTAGTATCAGCGCCCTTTCTATCCGTCAGCACATCGGTACTTTAATGCTGACCTTAGCAGTAATTGTCATTGGTGTATTTTTCATTATTCGTTTACCTGTAGATTTACTGCCATCTATTACCTATCCACGCATTGGTGTAAGAATAGAAGCACCGGGAATTTCGCCAGAAGTAGCAGTTGATGAAATTACAAAACCACTAGAAGAAGCTTTTTCAGCCACAGAAGGAGTAATTCAAGTTTTTTCCCAGACTCGTGAAGGTCAAGTCAGTTTAAATTTATATTTTCAACCAGGCGGAAATATTGATCAAGCACTAAATGATGCTACCGCTACTTTTAACCGAGCGAGAAATAGATTACCAGACACCATAGAAGAACCACGAATCTTTAAATTCGATCCTTCCCAACTACCTGTTTATGAATTTGCGCTCACTTCACCTACACTGAAAAATGTTGATTTGCGCGTTTTTGCCGAAGAAGAATTAGCCCGTGAATTAGGTGTAGTACCAGGAGTTGCAGTTGTAGATGTATCAGGAGGAGTGCAAGAAGAAGTTAGAGTAAATATAGATTTAGATCGTCTCCAAGCTATTGGTATCGGTTTGACTGATGTGTTAAACGAACTGCAAAATCGTAATCAAGATATATCTGGGGGAAGAATTTTAGGACCCAATTCTGAACCGTTAACCCGGACAGTGGGACGCTTTAAAAATGCAGAAGAAATTAATAATATTTCCTTTGAAGTATCTGCACCTAATTCAAATATCAAAAATCGTGTTTATTTGCGTGACTTTGCCCAAGTTATTGACGGATCAGAAAAACAAAGATTGTACGTTTTACTCAATGGTCAAGAAGCAGTAAAAGTCAGCATTCAAAAACAAGCAGATGCTAATAGTGTCAACGTTGTTGATGGAGTTAAAAAAAGATTACAAGAACTGAAAGAAGCGGGTATTATTTCTGCGGAAGCAACTCTCACAGCAACTTTAGATGAGTCAATATTTATTCGTAATTCCTTAGCGAATGTGACTTCTTCTGGTTTAATTGGTTCAGGTTTAGCTGCTATAGCTGTATTACTTTTTCTTGGTTCTTTACGTCAAACATTCATTATTGTTTTATCTATACCTTTAGCCACATTAGCAGCTATCATTATGATGGGAATGTTCGGCTTATCCCTGAATATTTTTAGCTTAGGTGGTTTAGCATTAGGCGTGGGAATTGTGGTTGATAATTCCATCGTTATGTTAGAAAATATTGCCGAAGGAATTAATCAAACTAAACTCCAAAATCACACATCAAAATTATCAAGATCAGCAATTATTCAACAAGCAGAAACAAGCAGTAGAGAAGTTGAATCAGCTTTACTAGCTTCCACCAGTACAAACTTAGTTGCAGTATTACCATTTTTATTAATTGGTGGTTTTATATCATTATTATTTAATGAATTAATTATCACGATCAGTTTTGCGGTAGCAGCTTCAATTTTAATTGCTGTTACTGTTGTTCCCATGTTGACATCACGATTATTAGCTTTACCCTTTTCTAGTTCTTTAAGTAATTTTTGGTTTTTCCAAGAATTTAATCGCCATTTTGAGGGAGCAACAAGATTATACAGCAGTTTCTTATCTGGAATATTGCGTTTGCGGTTATTAACAATTGCGATCGCTATCATATTCTTTGGTGGTGGTAGTTTATGGATATCTCCCCAACTTCCCCAAGAAATTCTTCCTCAAATAAACACCGGACAAGTGAGTTTATTTGCTCAATTTCCCCCCGGTACACCATTAGAAACTAACCAAAAAGTTATGCAAGTTGTAGATGACATTCTGCTTCAACAACCAGAAACAGAATATGTCTTTTCTACAGTTGGTGGTTTTCTGTTTGGTGGTAATAGTAATCCTAATCCTTTGCGAAGTTCTAGTACCATTACCCTCAAACCAAACTCAGATATAGAGACTTATATTGAGCGTGTCACCAAAGAATTTAGCAAACTGAATTTAGTAGATATTCGACTGCGTTTAGCACCTGGACAAGTACGGGGTTTATTTCTTAATAACTCTCCTATTCGTGGTGCTGATGTTGATATAATTTTGCAGGGAAATGATACCAATACTTTAGAAAAAGCAGGACGAGAACTATTAGCAACTTTAGAAGAAAAAATCACCTCAGTGAGATTTCGTCCAGATGCAGATCCACGTCAACCTGAAATTCAGATTGTACCTGACTGGGAACGAGTAGCAAATGTCGGTTTAAATACTCAAGATATTGGCGAAACAATTAAAACCGCAATTACAGGTAGTGTACCCACACAACTACAGCGGAATAACCGCTTGGTAGATGTGCGAGTTGAGTTAAATGAAGATGCAGTCAAAACAACTTCTCAGTTAGAAAGATTACCCTTATTTGTAGAAGGTAATCAACAAATTAGATTAAGTGATGTAGCGACAATTGTTGAAGGAAAAGCACCAGGAGAAATTCAAAGAATTAACCAGCGTCAAGTCTTTTTAATTGCAGGTAATTTAGCAGAAGGAGCAAGTCTGAGTCAAGCATTAGAGCAAGTAGATGAAGTAATTAAAAATGCCAATTTCCCTGAAGGTGTAAGTCGCTTACCCAGTGCAGCAGCAGAATCAAATCAACAATTACAAAACTCGTTGCAACTTTTAGGAGGGTTAGCAATATTTTTAGTTTTTGTAGTCATGGCTGTACAATATAATTCTCTTGTTGATCCTTTAGTAATTCTGTTTACTATTCCTCTTGCTTTAGCTGGGGGGATTTTTGGACTTTACATCACCGAAACTGCCATTGGTGCAACAGTAATTGTGGGTGCAGTTTTATTAGTAGGTATTGTGGTTAATAACGCCATTATCATGGTAGAATTAGCAAATCAAATTCGGGAACGTGAACAAGTTGATCGTCGCACCGCAATTTTAAAAGCTGCACCTCAACGGTTACGTCCGATTTTAATGACAACAATTACCACAGTTTTAGGGATGTTTCCCCTAGCTTTAGGAGTTGGGGAAGGTTCAGAATTTCTGCAACCTTTAGGGGTAGTAGTCTTTTCTGGCTTGTCTTTAGCAACACTGCTCACCTTGTTTATTATTCCCTGTTTTTACACTCTATTACATGATTTAATTGGTGGCAGTTGGGCAAAACCTGTAGTTATCAAGTTGCGGATCTGGAGAAAAAATTTCAAGAAAGCTTAA
- the rplS gene encoding 50S ribosomal protein L19 — MNVQEVIRSIEAEHLKSDLPEIYVGDTVRVGVKIKEGDKYRVQPYEGVVIGKRNGGINETITVRRVFQGIGVERVFLLHSPRIDNIKVVRRGKVRRAKLYYLRQLSGKATRIKQRFDRAL; from the coding sequence ATGAACGTACAAGAAGTAATTCGCTCTATAGAAGCGGAACACCTAAAATCCGATCTGCCCGAAATTTATGTAGGTGATACAGTGCGGGTAGGAGTGAAAATTAAAGAAGGCGATAAATACCGCGTCCAACCCTATGAAGGAGTGGTAATAGGTAAACGCAATGGCGGAATCAACGAAACAATTACCGTGCGTCGTGTATTTCAAGGTATAGGCGTTGAGCGAGTATTTTTGCTGCACTCACCCCGCATTGATAACATCAAAGTAGTGCGTCGTGGTAAAGTCAGACGCGCTAAACTATACTATTTGCGTCAATTATCTGGTAAAGCTACCCGGATTAAACAACGGTTTGACCGCGCCCTGTGA
- the secE gene encoding preprotein translocase subunit SecE yields the protein MAKKNEAEMPETGNGFSLNNFFQGTKEELDKVVWPSRKQLVSESAAVLLMVTLSASLIYLVDGLFAWAAKQVF from the coding sequence GTGGCCAAAAAAAACGAAGCAGAAATGCCAGAAACAGGCAATGGTTTTAGCTTAAACAACTTCTTCCAAGGAACAAAAGAAGAACTTGACAAAGTAGTTTGGCCAAGTCGGAAGCAGTTGGTGAGTGAATCAGCAGCTGTGTTATTAATGGTGACACTCTCCGCGTCTTTGATATATTTGGTCGATGGATTGTTTGCTTGGGCAGCAAAACAGGTATTCTGA
- the nusG gene encoding transcription termination/antitermination protein NusG — MNSATDEPRNLQTEEALGTAQKEARWYAVQVASGCEKRVKTNLEQRIQTFDVADKIIQVEIPHTPTVKIRKDGKRQPSEEKVFPGYVLVRMVMSDDTWQVVRNTTHVINFVGAEQKRGSGRGRGHVKPVPLSHSEVERIFKQTTEQEPVVKIDMATGDKIMVLSGPFKDFEGEVIEVSPERSKLKALLSIFGRDTPVELEFNQVQKQS; from the coding sequence ATGAATTCTGCAACAGACGAACCACGAAATTTGCAGACAGAGGAAGCACTAGGAACAGCGCAAAAAGAAGCCCGCTGGTATGCAGTGCAAGTAGCCTCTGGCTGTGAGAAGCGCGTGAAAACAAATTTAGAGCAACGTATCCAAACTTTTGATGTAGCTGATAAAATTATCCAAGTGGAAATACCCCATACACCAACGGTAAAGATCCGCAAAGACGGGAAGCGTCAGCCATCAGAAGAGAAGGTTTTTCCGGGTTATGTTTTAGTTCGGATGGTAATGAGTGACGATACATGGCAAGTGGTAAGAAACACAACCCATGTAATTAACTTTGTCGGTGCAGAGCAAAAACGAGGCAGCGGCCGTGGTCGTGGTCACGTCAAGCCAGTACCTTTAAGTCATTCAGAAGTAGAACGTATATTCAAACAAACGACAGAACAAGAACCAGTAGTCAAAATTGATATGGCTACAGGTGATAAGATAATGGTGCTTTCTGGTCCGTTCAAGGATTTTGAAGGCGAGGTGATCGAAGTTTCGCCAGAACGGAGTAAACTAAAAGCTCTACTCTCGATTTTCGGACGAGATACACCAGTAGAATTGGAATTTAATCAGGTACAAAAACAGAGCTAA
- the rplK gene encoding 50S ribosomal protein L11, translated as MAKKVVAVIKLALNAGKANPAPPVGPALGQHGVNIMMFCKEYNAKTADQAGMVIPVEISVFEDRSFTFVLKTPPASVLIRKAAKIERGSEQPNKKKVGSITKAQLREIAQTKLPDLNANDIDAAMNIVAGTAKNMGVTITD; from the coding sequence ATGGCGAAGAAAGTAGTAGCGGTCATTAAATTGGCCTTAAACGCTGGAAAAGCCAACCCAGCACCACCAGTTGGTCCCGCACTGGGTCAACATGGTGTTAATATCATGATGTTCTGCAAAGAGTACAACGCCAAAACAGCAGACCAAGCTGGAATGGTGATTCCTGTAGAAATTTCCGTGTTTGAAGACCGGAGTTTTACATTTGTACTCAAAACACCCCCAGCATCAGTTTTAATTCGCAAGGCAGCGAAAATTGAACGCGGTTCGGAACAACCCAACAAGAAAAAAGTTGGCAGTATTACCAAAGCGCAGTTAAGAGAAATTGCCCAAACTAAACTGCCTGACCTCAATGCTAACGACATTGATGCAGCAATGAATATTGTGGCGGGAACAGCCAAAAACATGGGTGTTACCATCACAGATTAA
- the rplA gene encoding 50S ribosomal protein L1, with the protein MGKKISRRLQALLEKVEDRDYAPLEALALLKETATAKFPEAAEAHIRLGIDPKYTDQQLRTTVALPKGTGQVVRVAVIARGEKVTEATNAGADIAGSEELIDDIQKGMMDFDKLIATPDVMPQVAKLGKLLGPRGLMPSPKGGTVTFDVASAIAEFKAGKLEFRADRTGIVHVMFGKASFTPEDLLVNLKALQETIDRNRPSGAKGRYWRTFYVSATMGPSIRIDINALRDLKVTDAA; encoded by the coding sequence ATGGGCAAGAAAATATCACGCCGTTTACAGGCGTTGCTAGAAAAAGTAGAAGATAGGGATTATGCGCCCTTAGAGGCCTTAGCTCTGTTAAAAGAAACAGCAACAGCAAAATTTCCCGAAGCCGCAGAAGCACATATCCGGCTAGGTATTGACCCCAAGTATACAGACCAACAACTGCGGACAACGGTAGCACTGCCCAAAGGTACGGGTCAGGTAGTGCGTGTAGCAGTAATCGCTAGAGGCGAAAAAGTAACAGAAGCCACTAATGCTGGTGCGGATATCGCTGGTTCTGAAGAACTGATTGACGACATTCAGAAAGGCATGATGGACTTCGACAAGCTAATTGCTACTCCTGATGTGATGCCACAGGTAGCAAAATTAGGTAAATTGCTTGGTCCTCGTGGTTTGATGCCATCACCCAAAGGTGGTACAGTCACATTTGACGTTGCCAGTGCGATCGCCGAATTTAAAGCTGGTAAATTAGAATTTCGTGCTGATCGGACAGGCATTGTTCATGTTATGTTTGGTAAAGCATCATTTACCCCTGAAGATTTGTTAGTCAACCTCAAAGCATTGCAAGAGACAATTGACCGTAACCGTCCTTCAGGAGCAAAAGGCCGTTATTGGCGTACATTCTACGTCTCTGCCACAATGGGTCCGTCAATCAGAATTGACATTAACGCCCTAAGAGATTTAAAAGTAACTGACGCTGCATAA
- the rplJ gene encoding 50S ribosomal protein L10 translates to MGRTLENKKEIVADLKGTLSESTLALVIDYQGLTVAEITDLRRRLRPSGAVCKVTKNTFMGIAIQEDEQWKPMSELLKGSSAFVLVKDDLSAIKAYQEFQKATKKTELRGGVMEGRLLKEADVKALGDLPSKEQLMAQIAGAINALATKVAVGINEVPSSLARAIQAVSDKDKDGAETAAE, encoded by the coding sequence ATGGGTAGAACGTTAGAAAACAAAAAAGAAATAGTAGCTGACCTCAAAGGGACGCTAAGTGAGTCAACTTTAGCACTGGTAATTGACTACCAAGGTCTAACAGTTGCTGAAATCACTGACTTGAGACGGCGTTTACGTCCTAGTGGCGCTGTTTGTAAGGTGACTAAAAACACCTTCATGGGCATTGCCATTCAAGAAGATGAGCAATGGAAACCAATGTCAGAACTGCTCAAAGGTTCTTCAGCCTTTGTGTTAGTTAAAGATGATTTATCAGCAATTAAAGCCTACCAAGAATTCCAAAAAGCCACCAAGAAGACAGAACTTCGTGGCGGTGTCATGGAAGGGCGCTTGTTGAAAGAAGCGGATGTCAAGGCCTTAGGAGACTTGCCATCTAAGGAACAACTTATGGCGCAAATTGCTGGAGCTATCAACGCTTTGGCTACCAAAGTGGCTGTGGGTATCAACGAAGTTCCCAGTTCTTTGGCTCGTGCTATTCAAGCTGTCTCTGACAAAGACAAAGACGGCGCTGAAACTGCTGCTGAATAA
- the rplL gene encoding 50S ribosomal protein L7/L12 gives MSAATDQILEQLKSLTLLEAAELVKQIEEAFGVSAAAPAGGMMMMAAPGAAAPAEAAEEKTEFDAILESVPADKKIAVLKIVREITGLGLKEAKDLVEAAPKPIKEGVNKEAAEDIKKRIAEAGGTVTIK, from the coding sequence ATGTCTGCTGCAACCGATCAAATTTTAGAACAGTTAAAATCTTTGACTTTGCTAGAAGCTGCGGAATTAGTTAAGCAAATTGAAGAAGCTTTTGGTGTAAGTGCTGCTGCTCCTGCTGGTGGCATGATGATGATGGCTGCTCCTGGTGCTGCTGCTCCTGCTGAAGCTGCTGAAGAGAAAACCGAATTTGATGCTATTCTCGAATCTGTACCTGCTGATAAGAAGATTGCAGTTCTGAAGATTGTCCGTGAAATCACTGGTTTGGGTCTAAAAGAAGCTAAAGACTTAGTAGAAGCTGCTCCTAAACCCATCAAAGAAGGTGTTAATAAGGAAGCTGCCGAAGACATCAAGAAACGCATTGCTGAAGCTGGTGGTACTGTAACCATTAAGTAA
- a CDS encoding pantothenate kinase: MVGNSRLHWALFIDQALHSTWDTQHLSESDIEQLAKTNTLPLSPSSSSPIFLSPNLPITLLLASVVPSQTQLWQTYPNHCLITLNQVPILGMYHTLGIDRALALLGAGKTYGFPMLVIDAGTALTFTGADSNQRLIGGAILPGLGLQFTSLGQKTGQLPLLKTREIIEFPPRFAMNTPQAIHSGIIYTLLSGIKDFIDNWLLLFPNSKLAITGGDSELLITYLKQQFPEIGEKIILDNNLIFWGMREVNFV, encoded by the coding sequence ATGGTTGGTAACTCCCGGCTACATTGGGCTTTATTTATAGATCAAGCTCTCCACTCTACCTGGGATACACAACATTTATCAGAGTCTGATATAGAACAATTAGCAAAAACAAATACTCTTCCTCTTTCCCCATCTTCCTCTTCTCCCATCTTCCTCTCTCCCAATCTGCCTATTACTCTCCTTTTAGCCTCCGTAGTTCCCAGTCAAACACAACTATGGCAAACTTACCCCAATCATTGCCTGATCACCTTAAATCAAGTTCCTATTTTGGGAATGTATCATACATTGGGCATTGATCGCGCTTTAGCTTTATTGGGTGCTGGTAAAACTTATGGTTTTCCCATGCTAGTAATTGATGCAGGAACAGCATTAACTTTTACAGGTGCAGACTCCAATCAGCGACTTATTGGTGGTGCTATTTTACCAGGTTTAGGTTTACAATTTACCAGTTTAGGACAAAAAACCGGACAATTACCATTGTTAAAAACTAGGGAAATTATAGAATTTCCACCACGTTTTGCCATGAACACACCCCAAGCCATTCACAGTGGTATCATTTACACTTTATTATCAGGAATAAAAGACTTTATTGATAATTGGTTGTTGTTATTTCCTAATAGTAAACTTGCCATTACTGGAGGAGATAGTGAGTTATTGATAACTTATTTAAAACAACAATTTCCAGAAATAGGTGAAAAGATAATTTTAGATAATAATTTGATATTTTGGGGAATGCGAGAAGTTAATTTTGTCTGA
- a CDS encoding diflavin flavoprotein: MVLLTDKNQGQESTTPVKRLTIQTVEIDHDTTAIRSLDWDRDRFDIEFGLQNGTTYNSFLICGEQTALVDTSHEKFRQLYFDTLTGLINPQDIDYLIISHTEPDHSGLVKDLLQKAPDITVVGSKVAIQFLEDLVHQPFKRRIVKNGDRLDLGNGHEFEFVIAPNLHWPDTIFSFDHKTQILYTCDAFGMHYCTDSTFDDDLSAIEKDFQYYYECLMGPNARSVLSAMKRMAELKTIKMIATGHGPLLYHNLQELTGRYLNWSQNQTKAETTVGIFYVSEYGYSDRLAQSITNGIVKTGVAVEVVDLSGTVDLQELRELVGRCKGLVVGMNPISSNTSIQTALSTVLGSATEKQAIGIFETGGGDDEPTYPLLNKFRSAGLTVAFPVIEIRETPTENTYKKCEEAGTDLGQLVTKEKSIKAMKSLSADLDKALGRISGGLYIITAKKGDVSSAMLASWVSQASFKPLGFSIAVAKDRAIESLMQVGDRFVLNVLEEGNYQALMKHFLKRFSPGADRFEGVKTQPAENGAPILGDALAYMECEVVSRMDCGDHWAVYSTVYAGRVSKPESLTAVHHRKVGNHY, encoded by the coding sequence ATGGTATTGCTCACCGATAAAAATCAAGGACAGGAAAGTACAACCCCAGTAAAACGGCTAACTATACAAACGGTAGAAATTGATCACGATACCACGGCTATTCGTTCTTTGGATTGGGATCGCGATCGCTTTGATATTGAGTTTGGTTTGCAAAATGGTACAACTTACAACTCCTTTCTGATCTGCGGTGAACAAACAGCCCTGGTTGATACTTCCCATGAAAAGTTCCGTCAGCTATATTTTGATACACTGACTGGTTTAATTAATCCGCAAGATATAGATTACTTAATTATTAGCCACACAGAACCAGACCACAGTGGTTTAGTTAAAGATTTACTACAAAAAGCTCCTGATATTACCGTTGTTGGTTCTAAGGTAGCAATTCAATTTTTAGAAGATTTGGTACATCAGCCTTTTAAACGTCGTATTGTGAAAAATGGCGATCGCCTGGATCTCGGTAATGGCCATGAGTTTGAATTTGTGATTGCTCCTAATTTACACTGGCCTGATACTATTTTCAGTTTTGACCACAAAACCCAAATTCTTTACACCTGTGATGCTTTTGGAATGCATTACTGTACAGATAGCACTTTTGATGATGATTTATCTGCCATTGAAAAAGACTTTCAATATTACTATGAATGCTTGATGGGTCCTAATGCCCGTTCTGTGCTTTCTGCAATGAAGCGCATGGCAGAATTAAAAACCATCAAAATGATCGCTACAGGTCACGGACCCTTACTATATCACAATCTCCAAGAATTAACAGGACGTTACCTCAATTGGAGTCAAAACCAAACCAAAGCAGAAACCACTGTGGGTATATTTTACGTTTCTGAATATGGTTATAGCGATCGCCTAGCTCAATCTATTACCAACGGTATCGTAAAAACCGGGGTAGCTGTGGAAGTAGTTGATTTATCTGGAACAGTTGATTTACAAGAGTTACGGGAGCTTGTAGGACGCTGTAAAGGCTTGGTAGTAGGGATGAATCCTATATCTAGTAATACAAGCATTCAAACAGCATTGAGTACAGTTCTAGGATCTGCTACGGAAAAACAAGCCATTGGTATTTTTGAAACCGGTGGTGGAGATGATGAACCTACCTATCCACTGTTAAATAAATTCCGCTCTGCGGGTTTAACTGTAGCTTTTCCTGTGATTGAGATTCGGGAAACACCCACAGAAAACACCTATAAAAAATGTGAAGAAGCGGGAACAGATTTGGGACAGTTGGTGACAAAAGAAAAAAGTATCAAAGCTATGAAATCTTTAAGTGCTGATTTAGATAAAGCACTAGGAAGAATTAGCGGCGGTTTGTATATCATCACAGCCAAAAAAGGCGATGTTTCCAGCGCCATGTTAGCTTCTTGGGTAAGTCAAGCGAGTTTTAAACCTTTGGGTTTTTCTATTGCAGTAGCTAAGGATCGGGCGATAGAATCATTGATGCAAGTAGGCGATCGCTTTGTTCTCAATGTTTTAGAAGAAGGCAACTATCAAGCATTGATGAAACACTTCTTAAAACGTTTTAGTCCCGGCGCGGATCGTTTTGAAGGAGTGAAAACCCAACCAGCGGAAAATGGAGCGCCTATTTTGGGTGATGCTTTAGCTTACATGGAATGTGAAGTAGTTAGCCGGATGGACTGCGGCGATCATTGGGCGGTGTATAGTACGGTTTATGCAGGTAGAGTATCTAAACCTGAATCATTAACAGCAGTACACCATCGCAAAGTAGGAAACCATTATTAA
- a CDS encoding diflavin flavoprotein produces MSNTKPRDVQILPIGTDTTIIRSRSWARLRFEIEYALAKGTTANSFIIQGDKIALIDPPGETFTEIYLQALQKRIDIKNIDYVILGHVNPNRAATLKILTEIAPQITFVCSNPGAINLRAALENEDLPIVVMRGDETLDLGKGHHLQFIPTPNPRYADELCTFDPQTNILFTDKLFGAHICGDQVFDEGWEVFNEDRRYYFDCIMAPHAKQVETALDKLADLPVRLYATGHGPLVRYALQELTHSYREWIKQQTNAEMSVALIYASAYGNTATLASAIARGITKAGVSVESINCEFADPEEIKTAIEKSAGFVIGSPTLGGHAPTPVQTALGIVLSTATNNKLAGVFGSFGWSGEAVDLIEGKLKDAGYRFGFETIRVKFKPNEVTLQTCEEAGTDFAQALKRAAKKAVVARQPATNVEQAVGRIVGSLCVVTATQGEVKTGMLASWVTQASFSPPGLTIAVAKDRAMENMTYTGNNFVVNILAEGREIRKHFMKVYAPGQDRFQGLDTAEANNGGVILNGALAYLECTVKNRMEVGDHWLVYATVDNGKVLNQDNVTAVHHRKSASYY; encoded by the coding sequence ATGTCAAATACTAAACCCCGTGATGTCCAAATATTGCCTATTGGTACTGATACAACAATCATCAGATCGCGCAGTTGGGCAAGGTTAAGATTTGAAATTGAATATGCTTTAGCTAAGGGAACAACAGCTAATTCTTTTATTATTCAAGGTGATAAAATCGCTTTAATTGATCCACCTGGGGAAACTTTTACGGAAATTTATTTACAGGCTTTACAAAAAAGAATAGATATCAAAAATATTGATTATGTAATTCTTGGTCATGTCAATCCTAACCGGGCAGCAACATTAAAAATATTAACAGAAATTGCGCCTCAAATTACTTTTGTTTGTTCTAACCCAGGGGCGATAAATTTACGTGCAGCTTTAGAAAATGAAGATTTACCGATTGTGGTAATGCGGGGTGATGAAACTTTAGATTTAGGTAAAGGACATCATTTACAATTTATTCCTACTCCTAACCCCCGTTACGCTGATGAACTTTGTACTTTCGATCCGCAAACAAATATCTTGTTTACTGATAAGTTATTTGGGGCGCACATTTGTGGTGATCAAGTATTTGATGAAGGTTGGGAAGTTTTTAACGAAGATCGCCGTTATTATTTCGATTGTATTATGGCTCCCCATGCCAAACAAGTAGAAACAGCTTTGGATAAGTTGGCAGATTTGCCAGTCAGGTTGTATGCTACTGGTCATGGTCCTTTGGTAAGATATGCTTTACAGGAACTTACCCACTCTTACCGAGAATGGATCAAGCAACAAACTAACGCGGAAATGAGCGTAGCTTTGATTTATGCTTCTGCCTATGGAAATACTGCAACTTTAGCTAGTGCGATCGCTCGTGGTATTACTAAAGCAGGTGTTAGCGTAGAATCTATTAACTGCGAATTTGCTGATCCTGAAGAAATTAAAACGGCGATCGAAAAATCCGCTGGTTTTGTAATCGGTTCGCCCACTTTAGGCGGTCATGCACCCACACCCGTACAAACAGCTTTAGGTATTGTTCTATCAACTGCAACTAATAATAAATTAGCTGGTGTCTTTGGTTCTTTTGGTTGGAGTGGGGAAGCAGTGGATTTAATTGAAGGTAAACTGAAAGATGCAGGTTATCGTTTTGGTTTTGAAACCATCCGCGTTAAGTTCAAACCTAATGAAGTCACCTTACAAACCTGTGAGGAAGCAGGTACAGATTTTGCTCAAGCATTAAAACGCGCTGCTAAAAAAGCCGTGGTTGCTAGACAACCTGCAACTAATGTTGAACAAGCAGTAGGACGGATTGTTGGATCTTTGTGTGTGGTTACAGCAACTCAAGGCGAAGTGAAAACTGGAATGTTAGCATCTTGGGTTACACAAGCCAGCTTTAGCCCTCCTGGGTTAACCATTGCAGTTGCTAAAGATCGGGCAATGGAAAACATGACTTACACAGGTAATAATTTTGTCGTTAATATTTTGGCAGAAGGTCGGGAAATACGTAAACATTTTATGAAGGTTTACGCCCCTGGACAGGATAGATTTCAAGGTTTAGACACCGCAGAAGCTAATAATGGTGGTGTGATTTTAAATGGTGCTTTAGCTTACTTAGAGTGTACAGTAAAAAACCGGATGGAAGTAGGCGATCATTGGTTAGTTTATGCAACTGTGGATAATGGCAAAGTGTTAAACCAAGATAATGTAACGGCTGTGCATCATCGGAAATCGGCAAGTTATTATTAA